The proteins below are encoded in one region of Rhizobium sp. TH2:
- a CDS encoding 5'-methylthioadenosine phosphorylase codes for MIDKPKTASIPSVRTAVITGSANWGLAFPEDVGMAGVRVLARDLAFDTPYGVTENWKLLEFDASLTAEGETKQVLCMYSHGNPRDYIDHSCHRRAFWVLREAGVRRILASSTMGAVNKAIQPGDMVINADIVELTQTPYSLLDGRQRFDCSGKQLICPHCSSLLARTARQHWPASRRVHGVELGLVAAHAYGPRLTTPAEALMFRSMGADVINHSIAPEATLAREIGACFTPCAFVTAGFNDYMDRSRGQLLQDDVLPSLSMIASRVALETVARFPEDEDCTCHALKSPQPEERYARF; via the coding sequence ATGATCGACAAACCGAAAACCGCCTCCATCCCTTCGGTCAGGACTGCGGTGATCACCGGGTCGGCCAATTGGGGCCTCGCCTTTCCAGAAGATGTAGGCATGGCCGGCGTCCGCGTGCTGGCGCGCGATCTCGCCTTCGATACACCCTATGGCGTGACGGAAAACTGGAAGCTTCTCGAGTTTGACGCCTCGCTTACCGCGGAAGGAGAGACGAAGCAGGTCCTATGCATGTATTCGCATGGCAATCCACGCGACTACATCGATCATTCCTGCCATCGGCGCGCATTTTGGGTTCTGCGGGAGGCCGGCGTGCGGCGCATCCTGGCGAGCTCTACGATGGGAGCCGTCAACAAAGCCATTCAGCCTGGCGACATGGTGATCAATGCCGACATCGTCGAACTCACCCAGACGCCCTACTCCCTGCTCGACGGTCGACAGAGGTTCGACTGCTCCGGAAAGCAGCTCATCTGCCCGCATTGCTCCTCGCTGCTGGCTCGAACGGCGCGTCAGCACTGGCCGGCATCGCGCCGGGTCCACGGCGTGGAACTCGGGCTCGTCGCCGCTCACGCCTATGGTCCACGGCTGACCACCCCGGCCGAAGCCCTGATGTTTCGCTCCATGGGGGCAGACGTGATCAATCATTCGATTGCGCCAGAAGCAACGCTGGCACGCGAGATCGGCGCCTGTTTCACGCCCTGCGCCTTCGTCACAGCGGGCTTCAACGACTACATGGATCGCAGTCGCGGCCAACTTCTGCAGGACGACGTCCTGCCGAGCCTGTCAATGATTGCATCGCGTGTGGCGCTGGAGACCGTGGCTCGCTTTCCTGAAGATGAAGATTGCACCTGCCATGCGTTAAAGTCGCCCCAGCCCGAGGAGCGTTACGCTCGTTTCTGA
- a CDS encoding ABC transporter permease yields MLDAYHDNAFSRDLIWTVASLVLLFLILPTLVVVPLSFSASDLLEFPPKQWSLRWYEAFFTSAAWMAALKTSLMLGALTALIAVPVAFLAAVAINRLGSPIAGGVYGFLLTPSVTPGILLAIGLFIVLAKLGLLGSLSGVLMGHVTLAIPVAVVVLQPAVNRFDWQQAQAARSLGAGWPRVIGGIIAPQLALSLVAAALMAFLTSLDEAVISIFIANGPNTTLPKLMFISLRDQIDPTIAAISTLWTVFVGVVILVLNARSTDA; encoded by the coding sequence ATGCTTGACGCCTACCACGACAACGCGTTCTCACGCGACCTCATTTGGACCGTCGCGAGCCTTGTGCTCCTGTTCCTCATACTGCCGACGTTGGTCGTCGTACCGCTGTCCTTCTCCGCCTCCGACTTGCTCGAGTTTCCGCCGAAGCAATGGTCGCTGCGCTGGTATGAGGCCTTCTTTACCTCGGCAGCGTGGATGGCGGCGCTGAAGACGAGCCTCATGCTCGGCGCCCTTACCGCCTTGATCGCCGTTCCCGTCGCCTTTCTGGCTGCGGTCGCCATCAATCGTCTGGGCTCTCCGATCGCAGGAGGTGTCTACGGCTTCCTCCTCACGCCGTCTGTAACGCCCGGCATTCTGCTGGCCATCGGCCTGTTCATCGTACTGGCAAAGCTCGGCCTGCTCGGATCCCTTTCCGGCGTGCTCATGGGACATGTGACGCTGGCCATCCCGGTGGCTGTCGTCGTGCTGCAGCCGGCGGTCAACCGTTTCGACTGGCAACAGGCGCAGGCGGCCCGAAGCCTGGGTGCAGGTTGGCCTAGGGTGATCGGCGGGATCATCGCGCCACAGCTCGCCCTGAGCCTCGTCGCTGCGGCCCTGATGGCCTTCCTCACCTCCCTCGACGAAGCGGTGATTTCCATCTTCATCGCCAACGGACCGAACACGACGCTGCCCAAGCTGATGTTCATCTCTCTGCGGGATCAGATCGATCCTACCATCGCCGCCATTTCGACTCTCTGGACGGTCTTCGTCGGGGTTGTCATTCTGGTCCTCAATGCGCGTTCGACCGACGCCTGA
- a CDS encoding ABC transporter permease: MNNSGLLREQRRERFFFLALAGPAIVLVGVSAMAPVLWILSQSFLTLAGEATLGNYEKVLSSGLTWSALGVTLVLSLSTLVICVVLGVPLALALASAKRRAANLMLILIMLPLWTSILVRTYGWLVLLRREGLINTTLTSLGVIDQPLPLVYNFTGTLIGMVHYMLPLFVLPVYAAMRDIDGNVVRAAASLGAGFWRCVATVILPLSSSGIASGSMIVFIYTLGFFITPAVLGGGKVNPIAIRIERTLSTFQDWGSASALGVLLLLLVLIAGAMFVTIRRLAGERMQHA; encoded by the coding sequence ATGAACAATTCAGGGCTCCTGCGCGAACAAAGACGTGAACGCTTCTTCTTTCTCGCCCTCGCCGGGCCGGCGATCGTTCTGGTCGGCGTTTCGGCCATGGCCCCGGTTCTCTGGATTCTCAGCCAGTCATTCCTGACCCTGGCGGGCGAGGCCACACTCGGCAACTACGAAAAGGTACTGTCGAGCGGCCTCACCTGGTCGGCCCTCGGCGTGACCCTGGTTCTGTCTCTGTCCACCCTTGTCATATGCGTGGTTTTGGGCGTCCCGCTGGCTCTCGCGCTCGCCAGCGCTAAGCGCCGTGCTGCAAACCTCATGCTGATCCTGATCATGCTGCCGCTCTGGACCTCGATTCTCGTGCGAACCTACGGATGGCTCGTGCTGCTGCGGCGAGAGGGTCTTATCAACACGACCCTGACGTCGCTTGGGGTGATCGACCAGCCCTTGCCGCTCGTCTACAATTTTACCGGCACGCTGATCGGCATGGTGCACTACATGCTGCCGCTCTTCGTGTTGCCAGTCTATGCCGCGATGCGCGACATCGATGGCAATGTCGTCCGCGCCGCGGCGAGCCTGGGCGCTGGCTTCTGGCGTTGCGTGGCGACAGTCATACTGCCTCTTTCGTCCAGCGGCATCGCGTCAGGCTCCATGATCGTCTTCATCTACACGCTCGGCTTCTTCATCACACCCGCGGTGCTCGGCGGCGGCAAGGTCAACCCCATCGCGATCCGCATCGAGCGGACGCTATCGACATTCCAGGACTGGGGAAGCGCCAGCGCTCTTGGCGTGCTGCTGCTACTGCTCGTCCTCATTGCCGGCGCGATGTTCGTCACGATCCGCAGGCTGGCCGGCGAAAGGATGCAGCATGCTTGA
- a CDS encoding ABC transporter ATP-binding protein, with amino-acid sequence MSATSLPISIADIRKTYGNYVALDDVSLDIAAGEFLTLLGPSGSGKTTLLMALAGFVRPESGLLTIDGRDVTSLPPNKRNIGVVFQNYALFPHMSVSGNVEYPLRLRGVPKAQARERAEAALARVKLSGFGARDIAALSGGQRQRVALARAIVFEPRVMLMDEPLSALDKNLREHMQFEIRKLHDDLGVTTIYVTHDQREALTMSDRIAVMDAGRIQQIGAPQDVYRRPRNRFVAEFMGEANIAPVGNLQGPGAASLPRERLAMIRAENFALDPGELGDGRVEVIGRLASKAFRGENWLLNLETGTGDQFMLSIAANQGATCGELEIGTEIRAHAELGHVHLLEEAAAR; translated from the coding sequence ATGTCGGCCACCTCGCTCCCGATTTCGATCGCGGACATCCGGAAGACCTACGGGAACTACGTCGCCCTCGACGATGTCTCGCTGGATATCGCCGCCGGAGAGTTCCTGACCTTGCTGGGCCCTTCGGGGTCCGGCAAGACAACCCTGCTGATGGCACTCGCGGGTTTCGTGCGGCCGGAAAGTGGCCTCCTGACGATTGACGGGCGGGATGTCACCTCCCTGCCGCCCAACAAGCGCAACATCGGGGTCGTCTTCCAGAACTACGCTCTGTTTCCGCATATGAGCGTCTCGGGGAACGTCGAATACCCCCTGAGGCTGCGTGGTGTTCCCAAAGCGCAGGCGCGCGAACGGGCTGAGGCAGCGCTTGCCCGCGTGAAACTCTCCGGCTTTGGCGCGCGCGACATCGCCGCGCTCTCCGGCGGCCAGCGCCAGCGCGTTGCCCTGGCGCGAGCCATCGTCTTCGAGCCGCGCGTAATGCTGATGGACGAGCCCCTTTCGGCGCTCGACAAGAACCTGCGCGAGCACATGCAGTTCGAGATCCGCAAACTGCACGACGACCTCGGCGTCACGACGATCTACGTGACGCACGATCAGCGCGAAGCGCTGACCATGTCCGACCGTATCGCAGTCATGGACGCCGGACGCATCCAGCAGATCGGTGCGCCCCAGGACGTCTACCGGCGGCCAAGAAACCGCTTCGTCGCGGAGTTCATGGGGGAAGCAAATATCGCCCCGGTCGGCAATCTCCAGGGACCGGGCGCAGCAAGCCTGCCACGCGAGCGCCTCGCGATGATCAGGGCCGAGAATTTCGCGCTCGATCCCGGCGAGCTAGGCGATGGCCGGGTCGAGGTGATCGGGCGTCTCGCCTCAAAGGCATTTCGAGGTGAGAATTGGCTTCTGAATCTGGAGACCGGCACCGGAGATCAGTTCATGCTGAGCATAGCGGCGAACCAGGGCGCCACCTGCGGCGAGCTCGAAATCGGGACTGAGATTCGCGCTCACGCAGAACTCGGCCATGTTCACCTGCTGGAAGAGGCCGCCGCCCGATGA